The Lycium ferocissimum isolate CSIRO_LF1 chromosome 10, AGI_CSIRO_Lferr_CH_V1, whole genome shotgun sequence genome window below encodes:
- the LOC132034013 gene encoding pentatricopeptide repeat-containing protein At3g26540: MGINAASVLNHIINGEPTIPHNSKFPKSQESKALTTTIINHLRLGRLGKAVSVLFSAPTPFPFALYAHLFKLCASNKAIVEVRKVESHLVSFAPTPPVFLLNRAIEAYGKCGCLVDARELFDEMPQRDGGSWNAMVTAYSQNGYAGKALGVFFDMHRCGVFASEVTFASVLGSCASTLAFWVSRQVHCLVLKYGFGGNVILGSSLVDVYGKCRRMSDARRMFEEIKRPNDVTWNVIVRRYLEMGNGKESVFMFFKMISLNARPLTFTVSNALVACSSFKGFREGIQIHGFSIKINYEEDGVVSCSLIDVYVKCGDVVSARTIFDLLSHKNLIHWTSVVSGYAMSGKTRQARELFDRMPERSIVSWNAMLAGYTRNSQWDEAMELIILMCNDTSDIDHMTLSSILNVSAGLSDVELGKQVHGYMYRHGFYSDLCVANALLDMYGKCGNLRKARAWFYEMSHFRDMVSWNVLLSSYARHRMSEEALVIFCDMLGEAMPSKFTFATILAGCANIFAREQGKQIHGFMIRNDYDLDIVMRGALVDMYSKCRCLDYALNVFFETPVKDVVLWNSVMLGCYYNKQSEALLQLFELMKEDRVKPDSTTFQAVLLACISQGCVELGGEYFNSMSHDYFIIPQLEHYESMIKLYGLHGFFDELEDFVKKMPFQPTALMLTRVFDFSKEYDNTRLGKWAVRHLNLLKD; this comes from the coding sequence ATGGGCATAAACGCCGCATCCGTCCTTAACCACATCATTAATGGCGAACCCACAATCCCACACAACtccaaatttccaaaatctcAAGAATCCAAAGCCTTAACTACAACAATAATCAACCACTTACGTTTAGGTAGACTTGGAAAAGCTGTATCTGTTTTGTTCTCAGCTCCAACACCTTTCCCTTTTGCACTCTATGCTCATCTCTTTAAACTATGTGCCTCAAATAAGGCCATTGTTGAAGTCCGTAAAGTTGAGTCACATTTGGTTAGTTTTGCACCAACCCCACCTGTGTTTTTGCTCAATAGAGCAATTGAAGCGTATGGGAAATGTGGGTGTTTGGTTGATGCCAGAGAACTGTTCGATGAAATGCCTCAAAGAGATGGTGGTTCTTGGAATGCTATGGTTACTGCTTATTCACAAAATGGGTATGCTGGAAAGGCATTGGGGGTCTtttttgatatgcataggtGTGGGGTTTTTGCTTCTGAGGTTACTTTTGCGAGTGTTCTTGGTTCTTGTGCGTCTACGTTGGCGTTTTGGGTATCTAGACAGGTGCATTGCCTTGTTTTGAAGTATGGTTTTGGTGGTAATGTGATTTTAGGGAGTTCACTTGTGGATGTGTATGGGAAGTGTAGGAGAATGAGTGATGCAAGGAGAATGTTTGAGGAAATTAAGAGACCGAATGATGTTACTTGGAATGTGATTGTTAGAAGGTATCTTGAGATGGGTAATGGAAAAGAGTCtgtctttatgtttttcaaaATGATTAGTCTTAATGCGAGGCCGTTGACATTTACAGTATCGAATGCTCTAGTTGCTTGTTCTAGTTTTAAAGGATTTCGTGAAGGAATTCAAATTCATGGATTCAGTATCAAGATTAATTATGAAGAGGATGGAGTGGTTTCGTGCTCTCTGATTGATGTGTATGTCAAATGTGGGGATGTAGTAAGTGCTCGGACAATTTTTGACCTGTTGTCCCATAAAAATTTGATTCATTGGACTTCTGTGGTGTCGGGATATGCTATGAGTGGGAAAACTAGGCAAGCAAGGGAGCTTTTTGATAGGATGCCTGAACGCAGCATAGTTTCATGGAATGCAATGCTAGCAGGATATACGCGTAATTCACAATGGGATGAAGCAATGGAGTTAATCATTTTAATGTGCAATGATACGAGCGACATTGATCATATGACACTAAGTTCGATCCTAAATGTTTCTGCTGGGCTTTCAGATGTTGAATTGGGGAAGCAGGTTCATGGATACATGTATAGGCATGGTTTCTACTCCGACTTGTGTGTTGCCAATGCGCTTCTTGATATGTATGGCAAATGTGGGAACTTGAGAAAGGCTAGAGCTTGGTTTTAcgaaatgagtcatttccgagATATGGTTTCTTGGAATGTTTTGTTGAGTAGCTATGCTCGTCATAGGATGAGTGAAGAAGCTTTAGTGATTTTCTGTGATATGCTAGGAGAGGCAATGCCTAGTAAATTCACTTTTGCTACTATCTTGGCGGGTTGTGCAAATATTTTTGCTCGTGAACAAGGTAAACAAATCCATGGGTTTATGattagaaatgattatgatttggaCATCGTGATGAGAGGAGCTTTGGTTGATATGTATTCCAAATGTCGTTGTCTTGACTATGCTCTGAATGTTTTCTTTGAGACTCCTGTGAAAGATGTTGTTCTGTGGAATTCTGTGATGCTGGGATGTTATTATAACAAACAAAGTGAAGCGTTATTGCAATTGTTTGAGTTGATGAAGGAGGACAGAGTGAAGCCAGATAGTACTACCTTCCAAGCTGTATTGCTTGCATGTATTTCTCAGGGTTGTGTGGAATTGGGTGGAGAGTATTTCAATTCAATGAGTCATGATTACTTTATTATACCACAGTTGGAGCATTACGAATCCATGATTAAGCTATATGGTCTGCATGGATTCTTTGATGAGCTTGAAGATTTTGTTAAGAAGATGCCATTTCAACCCACAGCCCTTATGTTAACAAGAGTTTTTGACTTTTCCAAGGAATATGATAACACACGGTTAGGAAAATGGGCTGTCAGACATCTCAATCTTCTGAAGGACTGA